GCCTACAGTGCTCAGGTCTGGGCCCCGGCAGCTCCCTTGGCCCCTACCCGCTCCAGACGGTAATCTATAACTCGCCCCTGGAGCACGGCGTCGAGGCTCAGGCTGCTGGACAACGCTGACACATGATGCATGGTaataagacacacaaacactgcgacacacacacacatttgccaCTGCTGCTGTTAGCAACCCGCAGTGTTTTTCTCCGACTGTGCCCTAGTAGATTGTTTAATGCTCCCAAACCAGTGACCTTGGCCTCATAACTGATGTAATTCAACATCCAAGTGTTTAACTACCCCTGTCCAAGGAGAGCACCGATAACCAACTCAGCACAATGAGCGTATAATGACCAGTGGGACTgttggaaacacacacacacttctaaaCAAACTCCCAAGACGGAAGGAGGGCCTCAGCTCGGCGGGGAACCTCCCGAGAGTCGTATCCGATCCGCAGTCAACATTGGCCGGCCCGCTCTCTCCGGGCGTCCCCTGTGAGCTCATTAGCGCCAATCATAACCACTTCCTCGGACGACGTTGGGCGCGCCATCCATCGCCGCGCGCAAATGACGCTCTCCATCAGGTTGTGTGGCGCTAAGTGCGGGAATGCAGGTGTGTATTTGGGTTTAAAGGACGGGCAAGGTCagagaacccccccccaccaccaccaccacctctcAAATGGTTCCCAGTGGGCCTagtgggaggggggtgggacCCCTGAGTGGAGGTATTCAGGTGATGGAGTGGAGGACAAGTGACCCAGATGGAAGGGAGCGTGAGGAGAGAGCAAGGTAGAAATGGCTGCAAACACAGAACGGACCCCCGAGGACCACCTAAATGGAACGAGGCAACAAAGAAGCCTATCATCCTTATACTGAATAGATCTGTCCAtctattgctttttttttttcctctctcttcaTAATCATCCTCTCATTACACCCTAGTCTTAATCAGACGCTTGGCAAGACACTCATTTGAACGCAACACCAATCAAGTCACTCACGGAAACCCCTCAAGCCAAAGCTAACGCACGGGACGTGgtccccgcccctcccccatccatccctccTGTCCATCAccttgctttttttggggggctgtGAATCCCGAGAGAAGGCGTATAACCCGCATCACCTCCCCGTCTCGCAAACACTGTACACACACGCGTGTCTACCGAGTGTGTATGCATAACGACCATTAGCATATTCATGATCATTGCCGGCCTCTTATTGTTTGCCCGCTCCATTAATCTTCATCTGCTGCCTGCCGACTGACAGCTCAATCTAACAGGATGTAAACGGGCACTggctatacacacacacatacacacacacacataaaaaaacacacttgtaTCAACAGTCAAAGGGCTATTGTCTTTTTGTATAtttctcactcacacactcacacacactatgATTGACATCCACCTGTTTGTGTTCACCAGCTGTGTAGTGTTGCACCTGTGATCTGTAAGAACCTCCTGGGCCACAAGTGCTGTAGGTGCAAATCTAGGTGGACCACCCgtaggcacacacacatgtagacgcatgcacacacactcctcaGGCCAACAATGAGTTCAAAACATGCATCAGTTTAagaggataaaaaaagaacaatgccATGCTAAACAGGttgggtgtgtgtttgtgtgcggtCGGCGGCAAGCGCTCTCAAATcttaatgtgtttgtttaaagCCGACGTGACTGACTGATTTGCAGCAGATTAATGGGCAAAATGAGCACTGGAAGCCAGCCAAGTTCAAGGGGAGGTCTGTTCTTTTGTcgcccaacacacacacacaccttctaTATGTTTATATAGCATCTTGAAAATACACTCACTAGACATCATACAGACAGAAACAAAGAGGACTTTCACAACTACTGTCAGTAACTACAGtaatatttgttacacatcGCTTGTGTTGAAATACTCATTGGCTTATAATATGATTTGGTTTTAAACTAAGAGTCGTTTATCATCACTATCAATCACAACAGAATatgaatagcaaaaaaaaaaatcctttcacCACTTTGTCCTAAGGtgcgacaaacaaaaacaagttgtctTGTGTCAGCAAGTGTTAAATAATCAGATGAACTTTGACGCCTCATAGCTGATAAGTGACTCTatgatgataaataaaaaaagagatttgaTGTGGaggaaaataatatattaaaatattaaaaggcACACTGCGAGCATACCTTACTGTGATGgagacacaaaataaatgtctattTAATTTTCACAGTCTTTGTTGCATTtccttgtaaaataaatatttttttaggaaTAAAGCTCCTACGAGGTAAATCGCAAAGCTATGCGATGCTGTAAACGGCAACATACAAGCCAGATCGAGTCGTAACGTTTCTCCTTGCTGGGCcataaagcttttttttttttttttgccgagGCTCTACTATGTAAAATATTCCACTATCAGAGATCATAAATGCTTTATTGTGATCTTTCGCAGAGCACAGACTTTTATTTAGTAGCAGTAAATCATTCCTTTGCTCCGTGATATCAACAGCTGAGACCGTTCGTCTTCGTGGGAGGAAGACGTGCGCGGTCGGTTTTAACGTttagggaggggaggggggaaggggggttCATAGATTTCAATGGTTTACAAGGGCAGTAAAGTTTGAAATATATAatttacaaacattttgcCTTTAAAAAACAGCTCTTAAAAGACAAACTGTGAATACAAATAGAGATCAGCTTTTATTTTAGCACATTCCATCATTTAGGTTGTCACCTCGTATAGATGTGGTGAAAGGCATTTTTATCatacgttttgtttttatattttggttCATTATCTAAAGCATGTATTTtcttaagtttttttttttaacatgatacaataaaataaattaacaacTTTTGAAAGAAACTTGATACACCATTGtgaatgggtttttttttcttcatatttttgaCCAAAAACTTGTCCCAATTCCAAATGGTGCACTCTGAAGATCAACAATCTAAGCTGGGTGTTCCACAAAACCTCACAAAATACACTCAACATGATTGGTGAAGTTATTTCCCATGATTACCAACCTCGAAGTGGGTTTGTGTTATTTACAGCGCCTAATTCCAAAACAAAGGAGACAATAAAAGATTGTTAATTTTCCCTTTGGAAGACTAGCTCATTCTTAATAATGAAACATGTGCGCTGCTCTAAGCACCTTTTCACTAACTCGCAAGGTATTTAGTCTTTTCTGGGCCATGAGTTCCATGACCTGCTTATTAAAGTGGGAGCAAGAATTAATGTAGTAACCCTGTCcttctcatcatcatcatcatcatcttcatttagCCCCATGATTAACTCCCAATCATCACACGTGATTAAAAGTCAGAGTAAAAATATTCTACAGCTATTTAATAGAGCAAGACTAACAAGGACAGCAGGTCCCTGAATGTCAACACAACGGACGCAGAGCCAGCgactacacacagacacacacacacacacacacacacgtcgtCGTCGTCTATCTTTGCCCGAAAACAGCCCTCGCCATTCCCGGCCTATCGACCGGCTATACAGCCCCATGCCGGATGGTTGGAATTAGAAAAGCAAGCCTGCGGTctcattaattaattaaacgGTGAGAGCCGGTGGCACCTAGGTGCCGGTTATCGCTGTCACTCAGACACGCCGTGATCTCAATAAGAACCTCACCACGGGGCACCGGGAGGCCAGGCGGGCACTCGCGCgtctgctcccccccccctccacacactttgactttcttcttcaaaattcatttcttttccagCAAAAGTTTGCTTCTATATATACTTCAACTAAGACTGATTCACATTGGCTGGTATGTTcttcagtttatttatttaatattttatttttggtattattttacttattatttattatacttattactttatttatttagtattttACTTGTAgaattattttacaaatagATTTAAAACAATGTAGACAAAGCTGGGCCTTCCCGTTTTGaaatccgatttttttttgggacaaaTTTGGGGGATTTTACAAGTCATGTCATGGAATAATAAGTAACATATTAAGCAGTGTATCTTTTGGCCGCATCAACTCAAAGGCTATCTGGAAATCACAAAGGCGTGTCCACGTTGCATACAAACTGATTACAGCATGAAATAATCATTGTTAGTTGCGTGCTTGGTTGTCCTCGACTGACGTACGATGGACGGACAGAAACTGTGGGGCAGCCTTTTCTCTCAAATGCAATGGCAACAGGTgcgtttttatttaattgttttattaaatcaattcgtatttatttcattttaacacCTTAATCATAAACCTTCTAGAAATTTCCGCTCATTTGGATTATTTCCCTCCGCAGGTTGATAAGAATGTGTCCGCGGCCGAGATTGGAGACTTGATCGAATTTGTGCACCCGTGGCTTGGCGTGTCTCTATGGGGAGTTTATATGGGAAAAGGTCATGTGATTCATTTTGGAGTGGGAGGTGAGAGAATTTGAATTTGCCATACAAAGAGCGCAATATGACAATAAggtgagacattttttttttcctctcctacAAAGATGAGAATATGACTCAGAAAGCGTGCCGCAGCCTAATGCAACAGATGCTGCCCAGGAAGAAAGGCGACGGTGTTCTGAAGAAGACCACCATCACCTCTCAGCCCATCGCTGACATCCGATTGCCTGCGGGAACCCGCATTCGGGTCAACAACGACAAGCACCAACTGGTTCCGTCCATAACGGAGCAGATGATGCATCGCTGTCACACTTTCCTGCATCAACAGTTCAAATACGACCTGATCAACTTTAACAGCGAGCATTTCGCCACGTTTGTTCGCTACGGTCGAGCCGTGTGCACGCAGGTTTGTTGGATTCTTGACTGTCGTGCGAATAAAAAGAAGCTAAacctggaaaaataaaaaataaacaattgatttaaaaaaaggaaagttaCATCAGAAGATAAAAATAATGCACCAATGCGTTTTGGTGACAGGGACTCTCCACGCTTTGCTTTCCAGCCACAAGGGAAGTAGTAAatttgcaacaacaacaaaaacacttgaaatattaaaatagtATAACCTAACATGAGTAACACGATATGAGATCAGATTTTATGCCTCTAATTTGGCTAGCCTAATTTTGGCTATTACCATTGCTAATATTTAGTTTGTCTTTCCAGATTCCCTTTCAGAAAATGAACGGCGATCACGTCGACACCACCCAAACTCTTGAACTGATAATGCAGCAGCGCATGGAGACGGAAACATAAGCTCTCACATCTGCTTATTCTTCATCCTAACAAGCACCATAAAACCCTTTACTGCGCGACAGGATTTCAACTATGCACTGACAGTAAAGGACATACTTTGTTGGCTGCCCAAAGCCCCCCAATAAAGGCGGACAAAACTTTGCAACAAAGCGGCTGGAGAAACTTTGTGTGTCGTCTGTTTTATTAAGACTTGTGGAATGTCAATAAGAACATCTCTATACAGCGGAAGGGTGGAGGAGGCCACTGCCGTTGCAGACACGGTGACCTTCTGCTATTCTCCTCCTTGATAATGACCCAGACAGCGGCATACTGCCCACCAGCCAGACCTCTAATGAAGCCAAACACTCTCTATCATCTGCTAATAACCTCCGTGCAGCAACAAGAGTCACCGAGCGGGCCGGTGGCGTCTTTGGAATAAAAGCTCTGggcagacaggaagtggaggGGAAACATCCCGTTTATTGATTTAGGACCGCGTGGCGTGCCTGATGATAACTGCGTTCCTCCGCTAATAAAGACAGGCCCAAAAAAGGGGTTAGAAACATTTCACTGTATCAATCAATACTTTTGGTTGCCACGCTGCGACATGTACGCATTTGATCTTCTTCATAATTGGTATCAAAGGCTTTTCCTCAGCAACACTGATTAATTGTCCTCTTACAGCAACCGCCTCATACCTCACCACAGTCAGgcgcacccaaaaaaaaaaatatgtcactGGCTAAGGCCGACAACATATCCGTACAGCTGCTGCGAGAAGGCCTGGAGAGAGAACTTATCTTGCACCCTCTTCCTGCCAGCTTGTCCCATGTCCCTGCGGAGCTGCGGCTCCGCAACCAGCCTCTCCATGGCCTTGGAGAAGGCCTCCGCCGTGGCCTCGCACAGGAAGCCCGTCTCGCCGTCCGCCACGCTCTCCAGGGGCCCCCCGGAGTTGACGGCGATAACGGGGCAGCAGCAGTACATGGCCTCGACGGGAACGATCCCAAAATGCTCCCCGCTGGGCGTGTAGAGCGTCGCGTGGCTGCCCCGCAGCAGCGCCACCTTGACCGAGTCCGAGGGGGAGCGTAAGAAAGTCACACAGTCCTCCAAGTGGAGTTGCGATGCCAGCTCTTTCAGCTCGGCGTAGTGCTCCAAGTTCTCGCCCACTCGCTCGTCGTAGCCCCCCGCCACCACCAGGTGGACGCCTGCTCTCCGGCCCGGAGGAAGCACGCGCCTCAGCTCGGCTAGGGCTCGCAGGGCCAGACCCAAGTTCTTCTTTCGCTCGTATCGGTTGAGCGAGAGGAACAGGTGGGAGGTTCCCTCGGGAAGCAGCCCCCACAGGCTTTCCGATTCAGTGGGCGGCTGGTCAAACGTGCGCGTGTTGAGCGAGGGATAGAGGACGTCTGTCTGGACCCCTTTGAGACTCTGAAAGGTCTCCCTGAAGACTCCTGCGGTGAACTGGCTGTTTACCAGAATCTACATGCAAATAAAGTTGCATCAGGAGGACCATAAATTGTAATTTGGTGTGGCGAGtgtgttgttttaaatgtgaCTCTGATTGGCCGCTGCTTCAGTCAAATATTAAAGGCAGAATGGAATCGTTGATTATTTTGAGATTGTACAGGTAAGTACAGTATTTTAACCTTATATTAGTCACCCGAAAAAAGTCATGACCAGATGGTACTTCCAGCATCACCATGACATTGGTGTTTCAACAACATCACGTTAATCATTTTTATCCTTCAATTTGACTTCATTTGCCATTATTATTTctagtttattttaattattattatttatttatttttagtcgaGCACTTTGTAGTCTCTCGTATTTCAAAAATGATCCTTCtacatacatgcatatatatatataatggtGCTGTGTTCTTTTACGAGAAGCAAAGTTTTGGAATCTGAATGCTGAGAAAGACAAACCTGAGGGTGTGACCCTTAGGCCTTAACATACCAAGTCAGCCATGCCAGTGGTTCGCTCTTCCAGGAAGTCAATGGGAGCACGGTAAAGCTTCTTGAGGGCTGATTTCCTTTGAGTTAGCAGCTGATCTGGGAAGTGACAGTAGAATAAGACCTTCTTTCTGTGACGGGATAGCCTCAACACTGGAATACACACTGACACCTAAGGtgggatttaaaaaacaacaacaacagaacaCGTTTTTATTCTATATGCAGCTCAAGAAATAAGCCTCCAAAGGTGCTCTAGGATTTTGATTCATGAAAAAGTCACTCACTTGATCACAGAAAACTACATCATACTCCAGCCCGCTGAAGAAAACCAAATAGAGAGCCACGTAGATCATCCTCAGGTAAGCACACACCGCATGGAAGTAACCTAAGACACTGGTGGGCAGCCAGTCACCCACACATACCTGTTGGAAGAGGAGAGGGAAGAAATAATTGTCGCACTACTATATATTAACATTTAGTACACATTATTACCTGAATAATTGCTTACCACAGGTAGGTCTGAGTCAAGGGTCTCGGAGAAACAATGGGTCGGGTCATAGTGGGCGGTCCAGATCTGGACATTACATCCCTCCGACTTGAGGGCCACGGCAGCGTCGACAACCAGACGCTCCGCTCCGCCTATGCCGAGGTCTGGATGCAGAAACACCACCCGCACCATCTTGACCTGGGCATAGACACAGAAATAAAGCACTGACATTATCTTAAAAAGCTTTCAGaacaaacatttgacattAAGAAAGTATCAAGCTTTGAGAAAACATTCATGGTCAATTCTTTCCAGTATACGTCATCTTAAGTGAAAAGTATCAACGCTATCGTTTCAACAACCTCGGACACGCCAACAATACGCATTGTTAAACCAAAACAATATGTTTTACGGAATTAATTGTGCCAATCAGGCTGAATGAACTGTTAACAAGCATGACTGTCTAACATTTCCAATGACTAAACTGATGAACAATGAACAGAGGCAGGTGTGTGTTAGACGACAATATGTCAATTATGTCAATAACAGGACCAACCACACACCTATCTTAGCTATACAGCGTGAATGAtgacaaataataatagtacaGTGCTTGACCTAAACACAAAGAGTGCATAAACCTGCCAAATACAACCAAAAACGAAACATTACGTTAATATGCATACGTGATGGTTTTAAAACCGAATACTGCGGCCACATATCCGTCCTACGTATGCATTAAAGACTACACATTATAACATTTACCTTCTGTTATCTTATCCACTTGTGATCGTGGTCTCCCTACTTGTCAGAACTTCTGTCATGAAACACGAGCGGTTCGCCGCCATGGTGGCTCCAAATTCATACGCGAGATAAAGCAAGCCGAGCTTCCTGGTTGCGCCAAAATGGCGCTGGTTTCTCCATTGACAAGCATGCGTCTCGTAGAAGACACGTCATCCAGAAAAGC
This DNA window, taken from Syngnathus acus chromosome 16, fSynAcu1.2, whole genome shotgun sequence, encodes the following:
- the LOC119136279 gene encoding phospholipase A and acyltransferase 4-like: MDGQKLWGSLFSQMQWQQVDKNVSAAEIGDLIEFVHPWLGVSLWGVYMGKGHVIHFGVGDENMTQKACRSLMQQMLPRKKGDGVLKKTTITSQPIADIRLPAGTRIRVNNDKHQLVPSITEQMMHRCHTFLHQQFKYDLINFNSEHFATFVRYGRAVCTQIPFQKMNGDHVDTTQTLELIMQQRMETET
- the alg2 gene encoding alpha-1,3/1,6-mannosyltransferase ALG2, producing the protein MVRVVFLHPDLGIGGAERLVVDAAVALKSEGCNVQIWTAHYDPTHCFSETLDSDLPVVCVGDWLPTSVLGYFHAVCAYLRMIYVALYLVFFSGLEYDVVFCDQVSVCIPVLRLSRHRKKVLFYCHFPDQLLTQRKSALKKLYRAPIDFLEERTTGMADLILVNSQFTAGVFRETFQSLKGVQTDVLYPSLNTRTFDQPPTESESLWGLLPEGTSHLFLSLNRYERKKNLGLALRALAELRRVLPPGRRAGVHLVVAGGYDERVGENLEHYAELKELASQLHLEDCVTFLRSPSDSVKVALLRGSHATLYTPSGEHFGIVPVEAMYCCCPVIAVNSGGPLESVADGETGFLCEATAEAFSKAMERLVAEPQLRRDMGQAGRKRVQDKFSLQAFSQQLYGYVVGLSQ